A genomic segment from Marinobacter subterrani encodes:
- a CDS encoding response regulator produces the protein MRVLLVEDDELLGDGLCRGLMQEGYGVDWLQDGQSAAAAMDSDQFDVVVLDLMLPRRSGIDVLVNWRNQGITVPILILTALDSVDEKIQGLDYGADDYLVKPVDIGELVARIRALVRRASGRDSNRIECGPVMLDFTTRCVSAHGEPLRLSRHEFAILEALLERPGHAVSRDHLESRLYGWSDGPESNSLEVHIHRLRGKLGDGLIETVRGLGYRFALPPAC, from the coding sequence ATGCGAGTGTTGCTGGTTGAGGATGATGAGCTGCTGGGTGATGGCCTGTGCCGCGGGCTGATGCAGGAAGGCTATGGGGTCGACTGGCTGCAAGACGGCCAGTCGGCAGCGGCCGCCATGGATTCGGATCAGTTCGACGTGGTGGTGCTGGACCTGATGCTGCCCCGGCGGTCCGGTATTGATGTCCTGGTCAACTGGCGCAATCAGGGCATCACCGTGCCCATCCTGATCCTTACCGCACTCGACAGTGTCGATGAGAAGATACAGGGGCTGGACTATGGCGCCGACGATTACCTGGTCAAGCCGGTGGATATCGGAGAACTGGTGGCGCGCATCCGTGCGCTGGTGCGACGGGCCTCCGGGCGTGACAGCAACCGTATTGAGTGCGGGCCGGTCATGTTGGATTTCACCACCCGTTGTGTTTCCGCCCACGGTGAACCCCTGCGCCTGTCCCGGCATGAATTCGCCATTCTTGAGGCCCTGCTTGAGCGGCCGGGCCATGCGGTCAGCCGCGACCATCTTGAATCACGGCTGTACGGCTGGTCGGACGGCCCGGAGAGCAACAGCCTGGAAGTGCACATCCATCGATTGCGGGGCAAACTCGGCGACGGTCTGATCGAGACGGTTCGTGGCCTGGGTTATCGCTTCGCACTGCCCCCGGCATGTTAA
- a CDS encoding sensor histidine kinase, producing MLKPSAFAPRIHLRLLVMVLLLLSAGWLMLWFYLSSSAANTAAKDVDHQLNQAAFSLLMGLNQGLAGGDATGSTPERKPDELPEFELLSESGDVLVRSRRFPLTETQPGQLEAGYSRPRINGIPWRVLTVRDPANGRYVRVAVPLETVAQRGSELASAFVTPLLVALPVLGILVCLGIWQGLRPLRELSVKLSETEVDRLQPLAIDLKRVPREMQAPVLAINRLIRRVREAMASHRAFTSAMGHELRTPLAGFKSQVQVALRSDSQADKDRSLKKLAGAIDGMDRIVDHLLILARVDPVQPQLEASEIDLAALAEKCLTERESLMQAKSLTPELDLAGERLRMQGDATLIGSLIGNLLDNAARYSPVGGRVLVQIAASDGGLELRVSDQGPGIPEGQRAEVFENFHREPDQRKTGSGLGLGIVRAIAQAHGGSVELVDGPQQGACIRVWLPADGPSVVQTAVR from the coding sequence ATGTTAAAACCTTCCGCGTTCGCCCCGCGCATCCACCTGCGCCTGCTTGTTATGGTGTTGCTGCTGTTGTCTGCCGGCTGGCTGATGCTGTGGTTCTATCTGTCCTCCAGCGCCGCCAATACGGCGGCAAAGGATGTGGATCACCAGCTCAACCAGGCCGCATTCAGTCTGCTTATGGGTCTGAACCAGGGCTTGGCTGGTGGTGATGCCACGGGCAGCACCCCGGAGCGCAAGCCCGATGAACTGCCCGAGTTTGAGCTGCTGTCGGAATCCGGTGATGTGCTGGTACGGAGCCGCCGGTTCCCCTTGACGGAAACTCAGCCAGGGCAGCTGGAAGCCGGTTATTCCCGGCCACGCATCAATGGTATCCCGTGGCGGGTGCTGACGGTGCGGGATCCGGCCAACGGCCGATATGTCCGGGTTGCCGTACCTCTGGAGACCGTGGCGCAGCGGGGCTCGGAGCTGGCCTCGGCGTTCGTGACACCGTTGTTGGTGGCCTTGCCGGTACTGGGCATCCTGGTTTGCCTGGGTATCTGGCAGGGCCTGCGGCCACTCAGGGAACTCAGTGTGAAGCTGTCGGAGACCGAGGTGGATCGCCTGCAGCCCCTGGCCATTGATCTGAAACGGGTGCCCCGGGAAATGCAGGCGCCGGTGCTGGCCATCAACCGGTTGATCCGGCGGGTCCGGGAAGCCATGGCCTCCCATCGTGCCTTCACCTCGGCCATGGGGCACGAACTGCGAACCCCGCTGGCCGGTTTCAAATCCCAGGTGCAGGTCGCGTTACGCTCTGACAGCCAGGCCGACAAGGATCGGTCTTTGAAGAAGCTGGCGGGCGCCATCGATGGCATGGACCGTATCGTCGACCATTTGCTGATTCTCGCGCGGGTGGATCCAGTTCAGCCTCAACTGGAGGCGTCCGAGATTGATCTGGCGGCGCTGGCCGAGAAATGCCTCACCGAACGGGAAAGCCTGATGCAGGCCAAGTCCCTCACACCGGAGCTGGATCTGGCCGGCGAGCGCCTGCGGATGCAGGGCGATGCCACGCTCATCGGTTCGCTGATCGGCAACCTGCTGGATAACGCCGCACGTTATTCCCCCGTCGGGGGCCGGGTGCTGGTGCAGATTGCCGCCTCCGATGGTGGTCTGGAGTTGCGGGTATCCGATCAGGGCCCCGGGATTCCGGAGGGGCAGCGGGCCGAGGTGTTCGAGAATTTCCATCGTGAACCGGACCAGAGAAAGACCGGAAGCGGGCTCGGCCTGGGTATCGTCCGGGCCATCGCCCAGGCCCATGGCGGCTCGGTGGAGCTGGTGGACGGCCCGCAACAGGGTGCCTGTATCCGGGTCTGGCTGCCAGCAGACGGTCCGAGTGTTGTTCAGACTGCCGTAAGGTGA
- a CDS encoding EF-hand domain-containing protein codes for MNRKTLFAISLITFGFAGTAAAADWEWKADWQQLDADNSGELVLQEFESGYFDVVDTDDDGWVTEDEYDTYLSDYDLDLYAYDTYDFNDDGYLSEDEFDNGLFDLADTDDDDILEEDEWDSGFWDV; via the coding sequence ATGAACCGTAAGACTCTTTTTGCCATCAGTCTGATCACTTTCGGTTTTGCCGGCACCGCAGCCGCGGCGGATTGGGAATGGAAAGCCGACTGGCAGCAACTGGACGCCGATAACAGCGGCGAGCTGGTACTGCAGGAATTCGAATCCGGCTATTTTGATGTGGTCGATACCGATGACGACGGCTGGGTGACCGAGGACGAGTACGACACCTACCTCTCGGACTACGATCTCGATCTGTACGCCTACGATACCTATGACTTCAATGATGACGGCTATCTGAGCGAAGACGAGTTCGATAACGGCCTGTTCGATCTGGCCGATACCGACGATGACGACATCCTTGAGGAAGACGAGTGGGATTCCGGTTTCTGGGATGTCTGA
- a CDS encoding type III PLP-dependent enzyme, giving the protein MNQEANANIAEYYDDETFKRIKSFADTRETPFVVIDTATIDRQYDELVDGFPYARVYYAVKANPAPQILTMLRDKGANFDIASVYELDKVLALGVSGDRISYGNTIKKARDIRTFYEKGVRLFATDSEADLRNIAKAAPGSKVYVRILTEGTLTADWPLSRKFGCQTDMAMDLLILARDLGLVPYGVSFHVGSQQREIGAWDAALSKVKVIFERLKEEDGIELKMINMGGGFPANYITRTNDLKVYAEEVARFLHEDFGDELPEIIIEPGRSLISNAGVLVSEVVLISRKSRTALHRWVFTDVGKFSGLIETLDEAIKFPIWTEKVGEGEDCVIAGPTCDSADIMYEHHKYPLPLNLAIGDRMYWLSTGAYTTTYSAIEFNGFPPLKDYYI; this is encoded by the coding sequence ATGAACCAGGAAGCCAATGCCAACATTGCTGAGTACTACGACGATGAGACGTTCAAGCGGATCAAGTCATTCGCGGATACCAGGGAAACTCCTTTTGTCGTCATTGATACCGCCACGATCGACCGCCAGTACGATGAGTTGGTGGATGGCTTCCCCTACGCCAGAGTCTACTACGCGGTGAAAGCCAACCCGGCCCCGCAGATCCTGACTATGCTGCGCGACAAGGGTGCGAACTTTGATATTGCCTCGGTGTATGAGCTGGACAAGGTTCTGGCCCTGGGCGTCAGCGGTGACCGCATCAGCTACGGCAACACCATCAAGAAGGCGAGGGATATCCGCACTTTCTACGAGAAGGGTGTGCGCCTGTTCGCCACGGACTCCGAGGCGGATCTGCGCAACATCGCCAAGGCAGCCCCGGGCTCGAAGGTGTATGTGCGTATTCTCACCGAAGGCACACTGACGGCGGACTGGCCGCTGTCCCGCAAGTTCGGCTGTCAGACCGACATGGCCATGGATCTGCTGATCCTGGCCCGTGATCTGGGCCTGGTGCCCTACGGCGTGTCTTTCCATGTGGGTTCCCAGCAACGGGAAATCGGCGCCTGGGATGCGGCCCTGAGCAAGGTGAAGGTGATTTTCGAGCGCCTGAAGGAAGAAGACGGCATCGAGCTGAAGATGATCAACATGGGCGGTGGTTTCCCGGCCAACTACATCACCCGTACCAATGACCTGAAAGTGTACGCCGAGGAGGTTGCCCGGTTCCTGCACGAGGATTTCGGTGACGAGCTGCCGGAGATCATTATCGAGCCCGGCCGCTCACTGATTTCCAACGCCGGGGTGCTGGTGAGTGAGGTGGTGCTGATTTCCCGGAAATCCCGTACCGCCCTGCACCGCTGGGTGTTTACCGATGTGGGCAAGTTTTCAGGCCTGATCGAGACGCTGGATGAGGCGATCAAGTTTCCGATCTGGACCGAGAAAGTGGGCGAGGGCGAGGATTGCGTGATTGCCGGGCCGACCTGTGACAGCGCCGATATCATGTATGAGCACCACAAGTACCCGCTGCCGTTGAATCTGGCCATCGGAGACCGGATGTACTGGCTGTCTACGGGTGCTTATACCACGACTTACAGCGCCATTGAGTTTAACGGGTTTCCTCCGTTGAAGGACTACTACATCTGA
- a CDS encoding MFS transporter, whose product MAEHQATTAPPPPARLLPVAVLLWLAGLYLRIPILVAPPLAPFIGDELALTQTLTGALTTLPILMLAIGSMPGSLAIARIGPRNTLAMAMVIMVLGSAGRGLAPDTVTLMLASATMGIGVAMMQPALPALLPRWLEPHHLALGSAIYMNGMLMGEFIGAGITLPILMPLLDNSWRATLMVWSLPALLVAAALYLPRRDREKPVGKVSWLPDWSNPLTLRIGLLLGLSGSMFFGLNAYMGSLLEQQGQFNKLADALFWFNIAQVFASLTMLKMAKAWVGRRSVIIITASLSILGTLGAITFTGWWAIASATVMSLSAGILLILLVAVPPLVTTARETGRLSAGTFLVGYTLAFSVPMLGGLIADATGDARHAILTIIGYSLLVLPLAFKLDLQRKKDQPES is encoded by the coding sequence GTGGCTGAACACCAGGCCACAACCGCACCGCCACCGCCAGCCAGGCTGCTGCCGGTGGCGGTGCTGCTTTGGCTGGCGGGCCTTTACCTGCGCATACCGATCCTGGTAGCCCCGCCCCTGGCCCCCTTTATCGGCGATGAGCTGGCGCTGACCCAGACCCTTACCGGGGCACTGACCACCCTGCCCATCCTGATGCTCGCCATCGGCTCCATGCCCGGCTCACTGGCCATTGCCCGCATCGGCCCCCGGAACACCCTGGCGATGGCCATGGTGATCATGGTGCTCGGCTCCGCCGGCCGCGGCCTGGCCCCGGATACCGTCACCCTGATGCTGGCCAGCGCCACGATGGGAATAGGCGTGGCCATGATGCAGCCGGCGCTCCCCGCCCTGCTGCCAAGATGGCTGGAACCCCACCACCTGGCCCTCGGCTCCGCGATTTACATGAACGGCATGCTGATGGGCGAATTCATCGGCGCCGGCATCACCCTGCCGATTCTCATGCCCCTCCTCGACAACAGTTGGCGCGCCACCCTGATGGTCTGGTCGCTCCCGGCCCTGCTGGTCGCCGCAGCCCTTTACCTGCCCAGGCGTGACCGGGAAAAGCCCGTGGGCAAAGTCTCCTGGCTGCCAGACTGGAGCAACCCGCTGACCCTCAGAATCGGCCTGCTACTAGGCCTGTCCGGCTCAATGTTCTTCGGCCTCAACGCCTACATGGGCAGCCTGCTGGAACAACAGGGCCAGTTCAACAAACTCGCCGACGCCCTGTTCTGGTTCAACATCGCCCAGGTCTTCGCCTCACTGACCATGCTGAAAATGGCCAAAGCCTGGGTCGGCCGCCGGTCGGTGATCATCATCACCGCCTCCCTGAGCATCCTGGGCACCCTCGGCGCCATCACCTTCACCGGTTGGTGGGCCATCGCCAGCGCCACCGTCATGAGCCTCAGCGCCGGCATCTTGCTGATCCTGCTGGTCGCCGTACCCCCGCTGGTGACCACCGCCCGGGAAACCGGCCGCCTGTCCGCCGGCACCTTCCTGGTCGGCTACACCCTGGCGTTCTCCGTTCCCATGCTGGGCGGTCTGATCGCCGACGCCACCGGCGACGCCCGCCACGCGATTCTCACGATCATCGGCTACAGCCTGCTGGTGCTGCCGCTGGCTTTCAAACTCGATCTGCAACGAAAAAAGGACCAACCCGAGAGCTGA
- a CDS encoding ectoine synthase, producing MKIVRVQDIIGTEREVSDKQWKSRRLLLKKDGMGFSFHETIIKAGSEHTFWYKHHLEAVYCVSGNGRIKDLATGEVHEITDGTLYALDKHDRHTLYGGTEDMRLICAFNPPVTGQEIHDEDGAYLPDTSED from the coding sequence ATGAAAATCGTACGAGTGCAGGACATCATTGGTACCGAACGGGAAGTGAGCGACAAGCAATGGAAAAGTCGCCGCTTGCTGCTGAAAAAGGACGGCATGGGCTTCTCGTTCCACGAGACCATCATCAAGGCCGGCTCAGAGCACACCTTCTGGTACAAGCACCACCTGGAAGCGGTCTACTGCGTCTCGGGTAACGGCCGGATCAAGGATCTCGCCACCGGCGAAGTCCACGAGATCACGGACGGCACGCTGTATGCCCTCGACAAGCACGACCGGCACACGCTGTACGGTGGAACCGAGGACATGCGCCTGATCTGCGCGTTCAACCCGCCGGTGACCGGCCAGGAAATCCACGACGAAGACGGCGCCTATCTGCCGGACACCAGCGAAGACTGA
- a CDS encoding GTPase/DUF3482 domain-containing protein — translation MTQAPTFAVVGHPNKGKSSVVATLSQNDAIAIALEPGTTRKRQAYPLTVDGRTLYTLVDTPGFQRPRRVLQWLEAHSVSASDHVDTVSAFVTQHRDDGRFTDECELLAPLLDGAGIIYVVDGSVPYSAEHEAEMTILRWTGRPSLALINSIGADDYSDTWQTALGQFFQVVRRFDAVRAPFEQHLSLLRAFGQLEPDWEAPLEQATQYLSGQRQQRRRQAASLVARALDDMMSFQEKRTLTAGQAAETSDGSLADQLRQRWYRHQRQREQTLRVEIEHLYQHQRIRRQEAELEWHSEHDLFSEDSRRAWAVSKRYLATAGFGAGAVSGAGIDALTLGSSLGTGALVGGLIGAAGSYLYGDRLALPALNIGVLRDGLKTATFGPVQDSQFGYVVLGRAIDHWWHISHRNHAGRDLLELEPADHHWLESLDKGSRKDIQQAFDKCRKRRPLDLRQREKFTDAIEQCMAVYDDWRLNRT, via the coding sequence ATGACCCAGGCACCTACGTTCGCCGTGGTGGGGCATCCGAACAAGGGTAAATCCAGTGTGGTGGCCACCCTGTCCCAGAACGACGCCATTGCCATTGCCCTGGAACCCGGCACCACCCGCAAACGCCAGGCCTACCCGCTGACCGTGGACGGCCGGACCCTGTACACCCTGGTGGACACCCCCGGGTTCCAGCGCCCGCGCCGTGTCCTGCAATGGCTGGAGGCCCACAGTGTGTCCGCCTCGGACCATGTCGACACCGTCAGTGCCTTTGTCACCCAACACCGGGACGACGGCCGATTCACCGATGAGTGCGAGCTGCTGGCCCCCTTGCTGGACGGCGCCGGCATTATCTACGTGGTGGATGGCTCCGTGCCCTACAGTGCCGAGCACGAAGCGGAAATGACCATCCTGCGCTGGACCGGCCGCCCCAGCCTTGCCCTGATCAACAGCATCGGCGCGGACGACTACAGCGATACCTGGCAGACTGCGCTGGGCCAGTTCTTCCAGGTTGTTCGCCGGTTCGACGCCGTTCGGGCCCCGTTCGAGCAACATCTCAGCCTGTTACGGGCATTCGGACAACTGGAACCGGACTGGGAAGCGCCGCTGGAGCAGGCCACCCAATACCTGTCCGGTCAGCGGCAACAGCGCCGCCGGCAGGCCGCCTCGCTGGTTGCCAGGGCCCTGGATGACATGATGTCGTTCCAGGAAAAGCGCACCCTGACCGCCGGCCAGGCCGCCGAAACCAGCGACGGCTCACTCGCCGACCAGCTCCGCCAGCGCTGGTACCGCCACCAGCGCCAGCGGGAACAGACCCTGCGGGTGGAGATCGAGCACCTGTACCAGCACCAACGCATCCGCCGCCAGGAAGCCGAACTGGAATGGCACAGCGAGCACGACCTGTTCTCCGAGGACAGCCGCCGGGCGTGGGCCGTCAGCAAACGCTATCTGGCCACCGCCGGTTTCGGGGCCGGAGCGGTGAGTGGCGCCGGCATCGACGCCCTGACCCTCGGCTCCTCCCTGGGCACCGGCGCGCTGGTCGGCGGCCTGATCGGCGCCGCCGGCAGTTACCTCTACGGCGACCGGCTTGCCCTGCCTGCTCTGAACATCGGCGTGCTGCGGGACGGATTGAAGACAGCCACCTTCGGACCTGTACAGGACAGCCAGTTCGGCTATGTTGTATTAGGGCGTGCCATTGATCACTGGTGGCATATCAGCCACCGGAACCACGCCGGCCGGGACCTGCTGGAGCTGGAACCGGCCGATCATCACTGGCTGGAAAGTCTTGATAAAGGTAGCCGCAAGGACATCCAGCAGGCCTTCGACAAGTGCCGTAAACGGCGCCCCCTGGATTTGCGCCAGAGGGAAAAATTCACCGACGCCATAGAGCAGTGCATGGCAGTCTACGACGATTGGCGGTTGAACCGGACCTGA
- a CDS encoding DUF2868 domain-containing protein, whose translation MTDSPLRLLLAFDAQARRDTSQPPAFLHRRDRKFALVCEQQGVTPEANRWLAHLNRLSGPGTKPSAANQPLRFWRRVSTGFAAVGMVAGVFAMVGLLFYDGGQRINITVLLAFVLLQLLLALLTAVQSLAGWQPWRWLLRRFQGTPTQGVINRLQPVLMARSAHLGGLCFAISGLVTLLVMVVVQDLAFGWSTTLETAAANYHRLVQIIAAPWAWLWSAAAPDLTLIEATRFFRAGTGNTSPDPARWGQWWPFVTMLWLTWVLLPRLLLWVLTSMLLRHRARRLLSHHPAMRALLYRMETPALDTGNAHNDAADLPDTGLRNNLLPMPDSDILLCWAGAGEPELPDTLSSGKQLVLRAGGRASLADDEQVLSQIGTHCHGADSKAVILLTRCWEPPTGELQDFLESARDVWPDGTRVALVPLAADSTREPDAHQVQPWLRFAERLGNDFVRVSLPPLQPQPNPYTTSGEPS comes from the coding sequence ATGACCGATAGCCCTCTCCGACTGCTGCTGGCTTTTGATGCCCAGGCCCGACGGGACACGTCCCAGCCGCCGGCGTTCCTGCACCGACGGGACCGCAAGTTTGCGCTGGTCTGCGAGCAGCAGGGGGTAACCCCGGAGGCAAACCGCTGGCTGGCACACCTGAACCGGCTGAGCGGGCCCGGGACAAAACCCTCTGCGGCGAACCAACCCCTGAGGTTCTGGCGCCGGGTCAGTACCGGCTTTGCGGCGGTGGGTATGGTTGCCGGCGTGTTCGCCATGGTCGGGCTGCTGTTCTACGACGGCGGCCAGCGCATCAACATCACCGTCCTGCTGGCCTTCGTCCTGCTGCAGTTGCTGCTGGCACTGCTTACCGCTGTGCAGTCCCTCGCCGGCTGGCAGCCCTGGCGCTGGCTTCTCCGGCGGTTCCAGGGCACGCCGACCCAGGGGGTGATCAACCGGCTCCAACCGGTGCTGATGGCCAGGTCGGCTCATCTCGGCGGCCTGTGCTTTGCCATCTCGGGCCTGGTCACGCTGCTGGTCATGGTGGTGGTACAGGATCTGGCCTTCGGCTGGAGCACCACCCTGGAGACCGCAGCGGCCAACTATCACCGGCTGGTCCAGATCATCGCAGCGCCCTGGGCCTGGCTGTGGTCGGCGGCGGCGCCGGATCTGACCCTGATCGAAGCCACCCGTTTCTTCCGGGCCGGAACCGGAAATACCAGCCCGGATCCGGCCCGGTGGGGGCAGTGGTGGCCCTTTGTCACGATGCTGTGGCTAACCTGGGTACTGCTGCCGCGCTTGCTGCTGTGGGTTCTCACCTCAATGCTGCTCCGGCACCGGGCCCGGCGACTGCTCTCCCATCACCCCGCGATGCGGGCCCTGCTGTACCGTATGGAAACGCCCGCCCTGGATACCGGGAATGCCCATAACGACGCCGCCGACCTGCCAGACACCGGCCTTCGCAATAACCTGCTGCCAATGCCGGACAGCGATATTCTGCTGTGCTGGGCCGGCGCCGGGGAACCGGAACTGCCGGACACCCTGAGTTCCGGCAAGCAACTGGTGCTCCGGGCCGGGGGCCGGGCCAGCCTTGCCGACGATGAACAGGTTCTGAGTCAGATCGGAACGCATTGCCACGGGGCCGACAGCAAAGCCGTGATCCTGCTGACCCGGTGCTGGGAGCCGCCTACCGGCGAGCTCCAGGATTTCCTGGAATCCGCCCGGGACGTCTGGCCCGACGGCACCCGGGTAGCGCTTGTGCCGCTGGCCGCCGACAGCACACGCGAGCCGGACGCCCACCAGGTTCAGCCCTGGCTCCGGTTCGCCGAGCGGCTCGGCAACGACTTCGTCCGGGTCTCGCTGCCACCGCTCCAGCCACAGCCAAATCCCTACACCACCAGCGGGGAACCCTCATGA
- a CDS encoding DUF6164 family protein, translating to MPHHLMNLRHVPDDEADEIRALLEAHEVAYYETPPSRWGISMGGFWVHDDDEAERARVLLEAYHRERQETQRRTYQENLARGEAGGVWFMFRRYPVRTLAACLAIVVIMGLSLLPFVHIG from the coding sequence ATGCCCCATCACCTGATGAACCTGCGCCATGTGCCGGATGACGAAGCCGACGAAATCCGGGCCCTGCTGGAAGCCCACGAGGTGGCTTATTACGAGACGCCGCCAAGCCGGTGGGGGATCAGCATGGGTGGCTTCTGGGTGCATGATGACGATGAAGCGGAGCGGGCCCGGGTGCTGCTCGAGGCCTACCACCGGGAGCGCCAGGAAACCCAGCGGCGGACCTACCAGGAAAATCTGGCCCGGGGCGAGGCGGGCGGCGTCTGGTTCATGTTCCGGCGCTATCCGGTCCGGACTCTGGCGGCCTGCCTGGCCATTGTGGTGATTATGGGCCTGAGCCTGCTGCCGTTTGTCCATATTGGCTGA
- a CDS encoding 3-hydroxybutyrate oligomer hydrolase family protein, whose protein sequence is MKRMMLCALIGASGLTLTGCKAPFNEIPDFVQGEIQHTSYDGITDDLLTAGLGATGLASTPAPAFADPLNPTPAELRRLAIYNNYRALVDTSAGGGYGAFFGPQVGSGGEGLIPGDEFIAFMTVPGSDVPVTVMAQVPDSFDPKSPCMVTAPSSGSRGIYGAIGTAGEWGLKKGCAVVYTDKGTGTGAHNLATNTAQRIDGTLSSTDEAVQFRADLTDGERAAFDSRWPDRFAWKHAHSKANPEADWGHHVLQSIEFGFYVLNEKFGRDLGNGKTLQTINPKNTLVIASSVSNGGGASVRAAELDTLGLIDGVAVSEPNVNPEVDRSFTIVQGDGPVISEHSRSLLDYTTALAVYQGCANQAPAIRESAPLNAVFNPPAIGENICNSLANKGLVSGATLDDRAADALRILNEEFDIQPEQNLLAPVHFGLAVAQSISMTYANAYGRAGVEDRVCELSLAATDTAGAVTQLAAAAEAALFSVSNGIPPTAGVNIVYDNAEGQPTNLAASASPSSSQQDYGLDALLCLRSLATGRDTVTGTALEGPDAELASAIADGIARVRATGDLQGKPAIFVAGRSDAILPINHTSRPYFALNQRVEGKNSNLRYYEVLNAHHLDVLNGFPGIAGRYVPLHHYYFQALDLVWAHLTDKQPLPPSQVVRTVPRGAITNPLTAANLPAIDPSPDAGNRIVFTDNQLRIPE, encoded by the coding sequence ATGAAACGAATGATGCTCTGCGCCCTGATCGGCGCCTCGGGGCTTACGCTGACTGGCTGCAAAGCCCCCTTCAATGAAATTCCCGACTTCGTACAGGGTGAGATTCAGCACACCAGCTACGATGGCATTACCGATGACCTGCTGACGGCTGGTCTGGGCGCTACCGGCCTTGCCAGCACACCCGCCCCCGCGTTTGCGGACCCCCTGAATCCGACACCGGCCGAACTGAGGCGCCTGGCCATTTACAACAATTACCGGGCGCTGGTGGATACGTCTGCAGGGGGCGGTTACGGCGCTTTCTTCGGTCCGCAGGTGGGCAGTGGCGGCGAAGGCCTGATTCCCGGCGACGAATTCATTGCCTTTATGACCGTGCCCGGTAGCGATGTCCCGGTCACGGTCATGGCCCAGGTGCCGGACAGCTTTGATCCGAAGAGCCCCTGCATGGTCACCGCCCCGTCGTCTGGCTCCCGTGGCATATACGGCGCCATTGGCACGGCCGGGGAGTGGGGCCTGAAAAAAGGCTGTGCCGTTGTGTATACCGACAAGGGCACAGGAACTGGCGCGCACAACCTGGCCACCAACACCGCACAACGTATTGATGGCACGCTGAGTTCAACCGACGAGGCGGTTCAGTTCCGGGCGGACCTGACCGACGGGGAACGGGCCGCATTCGACAGTCGTTGGCCGGATCGTTTCGCCTGGAAACATGCCCACTCCAAAGCCAATCCTGAAGCCGACTGGGGCCACCATGTACTGCAGTCCATCGAGTTCGGTTTCTACGTGCTGAATGAAAAATTCGGCCGTGACCTGGGTAATGGAAAGACTCTTCAGACCATTAATCCGAAAAACACGCTGGTGATTGCTTCCAGTGTGTCCAACGGCGGTGGGGCGTCCGTGCGTGCCGCTGAACTGGACACTCTGGGATTGATTGACGGGGTTGCCGTATCCGAACCCAATGTGAACCCCGAAGTGGACCGGAGCTTTACCATCGTTCAGGGCGACGGCCCGGTGATCAGCGAGCACAGCCGGAGCCTGCTGGATTACACCACAGCTCTCGCCGTCTATCAGGGCTGTGCCAATCAGGCACCGGCAATCCGCGAGTCTGCTCCGCTCAATGCGGTGTTCAATCCCCCTGCGATCGGCGAGAATATCTGTAACTCCCTGGCCAACAAGGGGCTGGTATCCGGCGCAACTCTTGACGACCGTGCCGCCGATGCCCTGCGCATTCTGAACGAGGAGTTCGATATCCAGCCCGAGCAGAACCTGCTGGCGCCGGTGCACTTCGGGCTGGCCGTGGCCCAGAGCATCTCCATGACCTACGCCAACGCTTATGGCCGGGCCGGTGTGGAAGACCGGGTCTGTGAGCTTAGCCTGGCCGCGACCGATACCGCCGGGGCTGTTACCCAGCTGGCGGCTGCGGCAGAGGCAGCCCTGTTTTCTGTCAGTAACGGTATTCCGCCAACCGCCGGCGTGAATATTGTTTACGACAATGCCGAGGGCCAGCCTACCAATCTGGCAGCCAGCGCTTCCCCCAGTTCCAGCCAGCAGGATTATGGTCTGGATGCCCTATTGTGCCTGCGCAGCCTGGCCACCGGTCGAGACACTGTAACCGGCACGGCCCTTGAGGGCCCCGACGCCGAACTGGCCTCCGCCATTGCTGATGGTATTGCCAGAGTACGCGCCACCGGCGATCTTCAGGGCAAGCCGGCGATCTTTGTCGCTGGCCGGTCTGATGCCATTCTGCCTATCAACCACACGTCCCGGCCTTATTTTGCCCTGAACCAGCGTGTTGAAGGCAAAAACAGCAATCTGAGATACTACGAAGTCCTCAACGCCCACCATCTCGATGTGCTTAACGGCTTCCCGGGTATCGCCGGCCGCTATGTGCCCCTGCACCATTACTATTTCCAGGCGCTGGACCTGGTCTGGGCGCATCTGACCGACAAACAGCCCCTGCCGCCGAGCCAGGTGGTGCGGACTGTGCCGCGGGGCGCGATCACAAATCCGCTGACGGCTGCTAACCTGCCGGCCATTGATCCCTCGCCCGACGCCGGGAACCGGATTGTGTTTACCGACAACCAGCTCCGCATCCCGGAGTAA